From the Chloroflexus aurantiacus J-10-fl genome, one window contains:
- the ahcY gene encoding adenosylhomocysteinase, translated as MTVSYDIKDINLAEQGRKRIEWAEKEMPVLRLIRERFARERPLAGLRISACLHVTTETANLMRTLAAGGADVVLVASNPLSTQDDVAAALVAYEEIPVFAIKGESNEVYYSHIRAALDHNPQLTMDDGADLVTGVLRDRPDLIPHMVGSTEETTTGVIRLKAMAKEGVLPFPVIAVNDSDTKHMFDNRYGTGQSTLDGIIRATNILLAGKTFVVAGYGWCSRGIAERARGLGANVIVTEVDPIKALEAVMDGFRVMPMEEAASQADFIVTATGNKHVIDSNAFAVMKDGCVIANSGHFNVEINIPALEALSVEKRQPRAFVDQYILRDGRAINLLGEGRLINLASAEGHPSAVMDMSFANQALASEFLLRNQGKLPVGVHALPKELDREIAALKLAAMGIKIDTLTAEQEAYLNSWQEGT; from the coding sequence ATGACCGTAAGCTACGACATCAAAGATATCAATCTGGCCGAGCAAGGCCGCAAGCGCATTGAGTGGGCCGAAAAAGAGATGCCCGTGCTGCGCCTGATCCGCGAGCGCTTTGCCCGCGAGCGCCCACTGGCCGGTCTGCGCATCAGCGCCTGTCTGCACGTTACCACCGAGACTGCCAACCTCATGCGGACTTTGGCTGCTGGCGGTGCCGACGTGGTGCTGGTTGCATCCAACCCTCTGAGCACGCAGGATGACGTTGCTGCTGCTCTGGTGGCCTATGAAGAGATTCCGGTTTTCGCAATCAAAGGCGAAAGCAACGAGGTGTATTACAGCCACATCCGGGCTGCGCTCGATCACAATCCGCAGTTAACCATGGACGACGGCGCCGATCTGGTGACCGGTGTGCTGAGGGATCGCCCCGATCTGATCCCACACATGGTCGGTAGCACCGAAGAGACTACAACCGGCGTCATTCGCCTGAAGGCGATGGCCAAAGAGGGTGTCCTGCCGTTCCCGGTCATCGCTGTGAACGACAGTGACACCAAGCACATGTTCGATAACCGGTACGGCACCGGTCAAAGCACGCTCGACGGGATTATTCGCGCTACCAATATTCTGCTGGCCGGCAAGACCTTTGTGGTTGCCGGTTATGGCTGGTGCTCACGCGGGATTGCCGAGCGCGCACGCGGCCTGGGGGCGAATGTGATTGTGACCGAAGTTGATCCCATCAAGGCGCTTGAAGCAGTGATGGACGGCTTCCGGGTGATGCCAATGGAAGAGGCTGCATCTCAGGCCGATTTCATCGTCACTGCAACCGGCAACAAGCACGTGATCGACAGCAATGCCTTTGCCGTTATGAAAGACGGTTGTGTGATCGCGAATAGTGGTCACTTCAACGTCGAGATCAATATTCCTGCGCTCGAGGCACTGAGTGTTGAAAAGCGGCAGCCGCGTGCGTTTGTTGACCAGTACATTCTGCGCGATGGCCGGGCGATCAACCTGCTCGGTGAAGGACGGCTGATTAATCTGGCCAGTGCAGAAGGCCATCCGAGCGCGGTGATGGATATGAGCTTCGCCAATCAGGCGCTGGCCAGCGAGTTTTTGTTGCGCAACCAGGGCAAACTACCGGTTGGTGTGCATGCCCTGCCCAAAGAGCTGGATCGCGAGATTGCAGCGCTGAAGTTGGCGGCGATGGGCATCAAGATCGACACCCTCACCGCCGAACAAGAGGCGTATCTCAATTCCTGGCAAGAGGGCACGTAA
- a CDS encoding Gfo/Idh/MocA family protein, translating to MKWGILSAGRIARRFASAVAVSATEQVVAVAARDAERATAFAGEFGIARAYSDYEALLNDPDVEAVYNALPNSLHARWSIAALQAGKHVLCEKPLATTLADGLAMAAAAQAHRRLLMEAFMYRFHPQTITVQRLLADGVIGDVKQVRGNFAFLLDDTTNIRLNPELGGGALYDIGCYPLSYARMAFGSAPQKASAFVTGEPVDLSLSGLLWFAEDRVATITCSFQSAWNQRIEIIGSAGWIHLERPFNPTPDLATTIAIARGGRHVTVETVTIPAADHFRLEAEGFAALASGGAPVPAIGAMPLTESLDNLAAMEALFRSAATATHTVVHQPTLTPEWPVGTSPGY from the coding sequence ATGAAGTGGGGGATATTGAGTGCAGGTCGGATTGCCCGTCGCTTTGCTTCCGCTGTGGCAGTATCAGCGACCGAGCAGGTTGTTGCCGTTGCAGCCCGTGATGCCGAACGTGCGACCGCCTTCGCCGGCGAATTTGGGATCGCTCGCGCCTATAGCGACTATGAAGCCTTGCTGAACGATCCCGACGTTGAGGCGGTGTACAATGCGCTGCCCAACAGCCTGCATGCACGCTGGTCGATTGCGGCGTTGCAGGCCGGCAAACACGTGCTGTGTGAAAAGCCGCTGGCGACGACCCTGGCCGATGGCCTGGCGATGGCTGCCGCAGCGCAGGCGCACCGACGTTTGTTGATGGAAGCCTTTATGTACCGCTTCCATCCGCAAACCATCACCGTTCAACGCTTACTGGCTGATGGCGTTATCGGTGATGTGAAACAGGTGAGAGGCAATTTTGCCTTTTTGCTCGATGATACGACAAACATCCGGCTCAACCCTGAATTGGGCGGCGGTGCGCTGTACGACATCGGATGCTACCCGCTGAGCTATGCCCGTATGGCTTTTGGCAGTGCGCCCCAAAAAGCCAGTGCCTTTGTTACCGGCGAACCGGTTGATCTGAGTCTGAGCGGCCTGCTCTGGTTTGCTGAAGATCGGGTGGCCACCATTACTTGCAGCTTTCAGAGTGCATGGAATCAGCGCATCGAAATCATCGGCAGCGCAGGATGGATTCATCTTGAACGACCGTTCAATCCGACACCTGATCTGGCAACCACAATCGCGATTGCCCGCGGTGGTCGTCACGTGACGGTAGAGACAGTGACGATCCCGGCTGCCGATCACTTTCGGCTCGAAGCCGAGGGCTTTGCTGCGCTGGCAAGCGGTGGCGCTCCGGTACCGGCAATCGGGGCAATGCCGTTGACCGAGTCGCTCGACAACCTGGCTGCAATGGAGGCACTCTTTCGTAGTGCTGCTACTGCCACACATACTGTTGTCCACCAGCCGACACTCACACCGGAATGGCCGGTCGGCACGTCGCCTGGTTATTAG
- a CDS encoding carbohydrate kinase family protein yields the protein MKIVVTGSLAFDYIMDFPGYFKDFMLTDKAHIISVSFLVDSMRKLRGGVAGNIAYNLALLGERPLIVGTAGHDFGAYRELLEEHGVDTSGITIIEHEFTSSCFINTDQANNQIVAFYAGAMGHDHHNTLINRGLTADDLVLISPTNPDAMRRFALECQQMGVPYIFDPGKQTPRLDADLLTVGLKGARVLISNDYEFGMMAKCLGISEAELIAQAPITVVTRGVEGSHIYVDGQLAATIPVAPVAEVRDPTGAGDAYLAGIAFGLARQLPLDVTGRIAALCAAYAIEERGCQEHRFTPTQFAQRYREAFGHDLPHDLFSLREAA from the coding sequence GTGAAAATTGTAGTCACCGGTTCCCTGGCCTTTGATTACATTATGGACTTTCCCGGTTATTTTAAAGATTTTATGCTAACCGATAAGGCACATATCATTTCGGTTAGTTTTCTTGTAGATTCGATGCGCAAGTTGCGCGGTGGAGTAGCCGGAAATATTGCATATAATTTAGCGCTTCTCGGTGAACGCCCACTCATCGTTGGTACCGCCGGCCATGATTTTGGTGCTTACCGCGAACTCTTAGAAGAACACGGGGTTGACACCAGCGGAATTACAATTATTGAACATGAGTTTACCTCCTCGTGTTTTATTAATACCGATCAGGCAAATAATCAGATTGTGGCATTTTATGCCGGCGCCATGGGGCACGATCACCATAACACCCTGATCAATCGTGGTCTGACTGCTGATGATCTGGTGCTCATCTCGCCGACCAATCCAGACGCTATGCGTCGCTTTGCGCTTGAATGCCAGCAGATGGGGGTACCGTACATCTTCGATCCGGGCAAGCAAACACCCCGCCTCGATGCTGATTTGCTGACGGTGGGCCTGAAAGGGGCGCGCGTCCTGATCAGCAACGACTATGAGTTTGGGATGATGGCAAAATGTCTCGGCATCAGTGAAGCGGAGTTGATCGCCCAGGCCCCAATCACTGTGGTCACTCGTGGTGTCGAAGGATCGCACATCTACGTGGATGGACAACTGGCTGCCACTATTCCGGTTGCACCGGTCGCTGAAGTGCGCGATCCAACCGGTGCCGGTGATGCCTATCTGGCCGGGATTGCCTTTGGTCTGGCCCGACAATTGCCACTTGACGTCACCGGACGGATTGCGGCCCTCTGTGCAGCGTATGCGATTGAAGAGCGTGGCTGCCAGGAACATCGCTTTACCCCCACCCAATTCGCGCAGCGTTATCGAGAGGCATTTGGTCACGATCTGCCGCACGACCTCTTTTCACTACGGGAGGCAGCATGA
- the mtnA gene encoding S-methyl-5-thioribose-1-phosphate isomerase, producing the protein MELRTVWWENDAVCLIDQRKLPHTMEVVRCTDLAAVAYAIRSMQVRGAPAIGCTAAYGMALVAQQSVALTPSALLTELVQAKATLDSQRPTAVNLAWATSRMLRRAEAVASEGVEAIKHALHAEAEAIFAEDLAMCHAIGEHGASLIPPRGHVLTHCNAGGLATAGYGTALAPIRTAFAQGRPVHVFVDETRPFLQGARLTAWELLQAGIPQTLITDNMAAFMMQRGQIDCVIVGADRIAANGDVANKIGTYGLAVLARYHNIPFYVAAPSSTIDLATASGADIPIEERDPAEVTHIAGVAIAPQGVRAAHPAFDVTPNELVTAIITERGIVRPPYLAALRQLESGR; encoded by the coding sequence ATGGAACTCCGCACAGTCTGGTGGGAAAATGACGCAGTCTGCCTGATCGATCAGCGCAAGTTACCACACACGATGGAGGTTGTGCGCTGCACCGATCTGGCAGCAGTTGCATACGCGATTCGGAGTATGCAAGTACGTGGTGCACCAGCCATTGGCTGCACTGCCGCATACGGTATGGCCCTCGTCGCGCAGCAAAGTGTTGCGCTTACCCCTTCAGCACTCCTGACCGAACTCGTCCAGGCCAAAGCAACGCTCGATTCGCAACGCCCAACCGCCGTCAATCTGGCGTGGGCCACCAGCCGCATGCTCCGCCGGGCGGAGGCGGTGGCAAGCGAAGGAGTGGAAGCGATCAAACACGCGCTGCACGCTGAGGCAGAAGCGATCTTTGCTGAAGACCTGGCAATGTGTCACGCCATTGGTGAGCATGGGGCGTCATTGATCCCGCCACGAGGTCACGTCCTCACCCACTGTAACGCTGGTGGGCTGGCAACAGCCGGTTATGGTACTGCCCTGGCCCCGATCCGCACCGCCTTTGCCCAGGGGCGGCCTGTCCATGTCTTTGTTGATGAGACGCGGCCATTCCTGCAAGGTGCCCGATTGACGGCGTGGGAACTCTTGCAAGCCGGCATTCCGCAGACGTTGATCACCGATAATATGGCTGCCTTTATGATGCAGCGTGGGCAGATAGATTGCGTGATTGTCGGTGCGGATCGCATTGCAGCTAATGGGGATGTCGCAAACAAAATTGGTACATATGGCCTGGCAGTACTCGCACGCTACCACAATATTCCCTTCTACGTCGCTGCACCCTCTTCAACCATCGATCTCGCGACAGCAAGCGGCGCCGATATTCCGATTGAAGAGCGTGATCCTGCCGAAGTCACCCACATTGCCGGCGTAGCAATTGCGCCCCAGGGTGTGCGAGCTGCGCATCCGGCTTTTGATGTGACACCAAACGAATTGGTGACAGCGATTATTACGGAACGGGGCATCGTGCGACCGCCATATCTGGCCGCATTGCGTCAGCTTGAGAGTGGGCGATGA
- the secF gene encoding protein translocase subunit SecF — MEHLVRRRYWWFAFSLLIILPGLYMLFLHPLLTTGRPGIGLRPSIDFAGGALWELRFPDVTPETLSTDRIAQAFAEAGFESAQVQLSPTVIDGQPVAAALVRTRPLSESDPNAEIDAVTKALTDAFGTVSRERLESVGPTVSAESTRSAIIAVLGASLIILLYLTWAFRKAPHPFRYGVCALIAMLHDVLVVLGIAAILGATIGLEVDALFLTALLTTLSFSVHDTIVVFDRIRENLINRHPAETFDDIVNHSLVQTLPRSINAQLTTFFTLTALLLFGGDTIRNFVLILLIGLVSGTYSSIFNAAQLLVVWEHREWRNWFKRGRQDEVEVRSGA; from the coding sequence ATGGAACATCTCGTCCGCCGTCGTTATTGGTGGTTTGCCTTTTCACTGCTGATTATCTTGCCCGGCCTGTATATGCTCTTCCTGCACCCGTTGCTGACGACGGGACGACCGGGAATTGGCTTACGACCGAGCATTGACTTCGCCGGTGGCGCATTGTGGGAATTGCGCTTTCCCGATGTTACGCCTGAGACATTAAGCACCGACCGGATCGCGCAGGCTTTTGCGGAGGCCGGCTTCGAGAGCGCACAGGTTCAGCTCAGCCCAACGGTGATTGACGGCCAACCGGTAGCTGCCGCGCTGGTGCGAACACGACCATTGAGCGAGTCTGACCCAAATGCCGAAATCGATGCCGTTACGAAAGCCCTGACCGACGCTTTTGGCACAGTCAGTCGTGAGCGGCTAGAGAGCGTTGGGCCAACAGTCAGTGCCGAGTCAACGCGCAGCGCTATCATTGCCGTGCTCGGGGCTTCGTTGATCATTCTGCTCTACCTGACATGGGCGTTTCGCAAGGCGCCACATCCTTTTCGTTACGGTGTCTGTGCCCTGATTGCGATGCTGCACGATGTGTTAGTCGTGCTAGGCATTGCTGCTATCCTGGGAGCTACCATCGGGTTAGAGGTTGATGCTCTCTTCCTGACGGCCTTGCTCACCACACTGAGCTTCTCGGTACACGATACGATTGTGGTGTTTGATCGCATCCGTGAAAATCTAATCAATCGTCATCCCGCCGAGACGTTCGATGACATCGTGAACCACAGTCTGGTGCAAACCCTGCCACGGTCGATCAATGCGCAGTTGACGACCTTCTTCACCCTGACAGCGCTGCTGCTGTTTGGCGGCGATACCATCCGCAATTTTGTCTTAATCCTGCTTATCGGGTTGGTCAGCGGAACGTACTCGTCGATCTTCAACGCGGCGCAATTGCTGGTGGTGTGGGAGCATCGCGAGTGGCGCAACTGGTTTAAGCGTGGCCGCCAGGATGAAGTAGAGGTTCGCTCAGGAGCATAG
- the secD gene encoding protein translocase subunit SecD, which produces MQNRNILALIITIIATGLALAINFAPNNTFLGRDVSVRLGLDLQGGIQVLLRSADPDATADEIATAARVIEQRVNGLGVGETVVQQAGNNRIIVELPGVANPEQAIETLRGTGRLEFIDSQGEFLADGAIVRTSSSPIPPPQLLESRNITDPTTLGPIYQSITDGADLDTSAVQPTFSQGGTLGSRPAVSFAFRGESAQRLASFTAANVGRPMCIVLDNTVVSCPVINAALTDGSGIIEVSNEDERTRIFNQLKYGALPVPLVVETSRTVTATLGQESVQASITAGIIGLAVVAIFMILFYRGPGLIATVALLIYTIISFAIYRLIPVTLTLPGIAGFILSIGLAVDANVLIFARLREEYRRGRDIRSALELGFVESWPAIRDSSVSTLITSIVLFMFGNSFGVSLIKGFALTLGLGIVVSLFTALVVSRTFLRLVLPLFSDERAWWFGVDRREPSPTVQTAA; this is translated from the coding sequence GTGCAGAACCGTAACATTCTAGCGCTTATCATCACGATCATTGCGACTGGTCTGGCACTGGCGATTAATTTCGCACCCAACAACACCTTCCTGGGCCGCGATGTCAGTGTGCGGCTTGGGCTTGACTTACAGGGTGGGATTCAGGTGCTGTTGCGCTCAGCCGATCCCGATGCCACTGCCGACGAGATTGCCACGGCGGCGCGTGTTATCGAGCAGCGGGTTAATGGTCTCGGTGTTGGCGAAACGGTTGTTCAGCAAGCGGGAAATAACCGCATTATTGTTGAGCTGCCAGGGGTAGCCAATCCCGAACAGGCTATCGAGACCCTGCGCGGCACCGGCCGGCTCGAGTTCATCGACTCGCAAGGGGAATTCCTGGCCGACGGCGCCATTGTGCGGACATCGAGTAGCCCCATTCCGCCACCTCAGTTGCTCGAAAGCAGAAACATTACCGATCCTACCACCCTCGGCCCTATCTACCAGAGCATTACTGATGGTGCCGATCTGGACACCAGTGCCGTACAACCGACCTTCTCGCAGGGTGGCACCCTCGGCAGTCGTCCGGCCGTCTCGTTTGCCTTCCGGGGTGAGTCAGCACAGCGGCTGGCATCCTTTACCGCAGCGAATGTTGGCCGGCCAATGTGTATTGTGCTCGACAACACAGTTGTGAGTTGCCCGGTGATTAATGCTGCGCTGACGGACGGTTCTGGAATCATTGAAGTGAGCAACGAGGACGAGCGAACCCGTATCTTCAATCAGTTGAAATACGGTGCCCTGCCGGTACCCCTGGTAGTCGAGACAAGTCGTACTGTGACGGCAACCCTCGGTCAGGAGAGTGTACAGGCCAGTATCACTGCAGGAATTATTGGGCTGGCAGTAGTCGCTATCTTCATGATCTTGTTCTACCGCGGCCCAGGATTGATTGCAACGGTGGCGCTGCTGATTTACACGATTATCAGCTTCGCGATTTACCGTCTGATCCCAGTCACCCTGACTCTGCCGGGCATTGCCGGTTTCATCCTTTCGATTGGATTGGCGGTTGATGCCAACGTCTTGATCTTCGCCCGTCTACGCGAAGAGTACCGTCGCGGTCGTGACATTCGCAGTGCGCTCGAACTAGGGTTTGTCGAGTCGTGGCCAGCCATCCGGGACTCGAGTGTTTCAACGCTGATTACCAGCATTGTCCTGTTTATGTTTGGCAACAGCTTCGGCGTCAGCCTGATTAAGGGCTTTGCCCTGACCCTGGGACTTGGCATCGTCGTTAGTCTGTTTACGGCGCTTGTTGTGTCGCGAACCTTCCTGCGGCTGGTACTGCCTCTGTTCAGCGATGAACGAGCCTGGTGGTTTGGTGTAGATCGCCGCGAGCCATCACCAACGGTACAGACCGCCGCGTAA
- a CDS encoding DsbA family protein produces the protein MSVQSTRGRRVKTAKQNNLLYLYIAVGVVAVIAITGLVVLLTRNNTEVKAPTAPVGRTEEGFYYKGDPNAAVKVIAFEDYQCPGCAYFSRNLAPILERDYINTGRVQFIYHELPLTNIHPNAVAAAEAARCAGDQGKYWEMHDQLFANQSLWAQLSSPLNVFSGYAGRIGIDRAAFDACMQAGTHREAILAAAQEAAALGVQATPSFSVNGQIVDSGRLFTAIDAALRAAGR, from the coding sequence ATGAGCGTGCAGAGCACCCGCGGTCGTCGTGTGAAGACGGCAAAGCAGAACAACCTTCTCTACTTGTATATTGCAGTTGGCGTCGTTGCAGTGATTGCCATTACGGGTCTGGTCGTCCTGCTGACTCGCAACAACACCGAGGTGAAGGCGCCGACAGCGCCGGTTGGACGGACGGAAGAGGGATTTTACTATAAAGGTGATCCAAACGCAGCGGTCAAGGTAATCGCTTTCGAGGATTACCAGTGTCCGGGATGTGCCTACTTCAGCCGTAATCTGGCCCCTATCCTTGAGCGCGACTACATCAATACCGGTCGGGTACAGTTTATCTATCACGAACTTCCGCTCACCAATATTCACCCCAACGCCGTTGCCGCCGCCGAAGCCGCCCGCTGTGCCGGCGATCAGGGTAAGTATTGGGAAATGCACGATCAGCTTTTTGCCAACCAGAGCCTGTGGGCCCAGCTAAGCTCGCCGCTGAATGTGTTTAGTGGCTACGCAGGACGTATCGGTATCGACCGGGCGGCATTTGACGCCTGTATGCAGGCCGGCACGCACCGCGAAGCAATTCTGGCCGCCGCCCAAGAGGCCGCAGCCCTCGGTGTGCAGGCGACGCCGTCATTCAGCGTCAATGGTCAGATTGTCGACTCGGGTCGCCTGTTTACCGCTATCGACGCAGCGTTACGAGCGGCGGGACGATAA
- a CDS encoding YceI family protein, which translates to MSIRRIALIVGAIIVLIAGGLIAYVFRPPEAASGPLEAVPLALPTTAPTLAAPTAVPTAAQDVPTVAPAATETAAPEATATTPAASSGPVLQLFAIDQNRSEARFLIDEVLRGSPITVVGVTDQVAGQIALDPNYPQAAQVGVIQINARTLTTDNELRNRAIKNAILRTNQFELITFTPRVITGLPDTVTIGVPFEFTIEGDLTITDVTRPVTFTVTVTPVSQSEISGLATTTILYRDFNLTIPDSPSVDTVADEVRLELEFVATLIG; encoded by the coding sequence ATGTCTATTCGGCGCATTGCATTAATTGTCGGAGCTATCATTGTACTGATTGCCGGCGGCTTGATCGCGTATGTCTTTCGACCGCCAGAGGCGGCAAGCGGGCCACTGGAAGCGGTACCGCTGGCTCTGCCAACCACAGCTCCTACGTTAGCTGCTCCTACCGCCGTTCCCACCGCTGCGCAGGATGTACCTACCGTCGCTCCGGCGGCTACAGAAACTGCGGCACCGGAGGCCACTGCAACGACACCTGCTGCAAGCAGCGGACCGGTCCTCCAGCTCTTTGCGATTGATCAGAACCGCTCTGAAGCACGTTTTCTGATCGATGAAGTTCTGCGCGGTAGTCCGATCACTGTGGTCGGCGTAACCGATCAGGTTGCCGGCCAGATTGCGCTCGATCCCAATTATCCGCAAGCGGCTCAGGTTGGTGTGATCCAGATTAATGCCCGAACCCTGACCACCGATAACGAACTTCGTAACCGGGCCATCAAGAATGCCATTTTGCGTACCAATCAGTTTGAGCTGATCACATTTACGCCACGAGTGATTACCGGTTTGCCCGACACGGTAACAATTGGCGTACCGTTCGAGTTTACCATTGAGGGTGATCTTACGATTACCGATGTAACCCGTCCGGTAACGTTTACCGTCACCGTGACTCCGGTGAGTCAGAGCGAGATCAGTGGCCTGGCCACAACCACCATTCTTTATCGCGACTTCAACCTGACCATTCCCGATTCACCGTCGGTGGATACCGTAGCCGATGAGGTACGGCTGGAGTTAGAATTTGTAGCAACCCTGATCGGGTAA
- a CDS encoding DoxX family membrane protein, translating into MRRSIPWQRIGRITLLILRYVFGATFAYGAYHKLTRRWMTSTVLREHFEQRLSEIDPHSFSAAYLRFFAIPFYRPIAWVLTIGQIIVAFSMLTGIGVRQSAALALFLLVNISAGSYFNASMPPYLITAVLLMLDLERGREGDDKPVSSIRERLLE; encoded by the coding sequence ATGAGACGCTCAATCCCGTGGCAACGGATAGGCCGCATCACATTACTGATATTACGTTATGTATTCGGGGCAACCTTTGCGTATGGGGCGTACCACAAACTTACCCGCCGATGGATGACCTCTACAGTTCTGCGCGAACATTTTGAACAACGGCTGTCCGAGATTGACCCACACAGTTTCAGTGCCGCTTATCTGCGCTTTTTTGCCATTCCGTTCTACCGACCGATTGCATGGGTGCTGACCATCGGTCAAATCATTGTGGCTTTCAGTATGCTGACCGGGATTGGGGTGCGGCAGAGTGCAGCACTGGCCCTGTTTTTGCTGGTGAATATCAGTGCCGGTTCGTACTTTAACGCCAGTATGCCACCGTATCTGATAACGGCAGTTTTGCTGATGCTTGACCTTGAACGTGGTCGGGAGGGGGATGATAAGCCGGTTTCATCAATTCGTGAGCGTTTGCTCGAATAA
- a CDS encoding ABC transporter ATP-binding protein — MSEPAIVADSLTYRYGDLLAVDHISFTVERGEILGFLGPNGAGKSTTVKMLTGQLRPLSGRALLLGIDVSRHPKQVQARIGVCFEQPNLYEELSAADNLRLFARLFNVRDLDLTALLRRVGLDGRGNDLVSHYSKGMKQRLMIARALVNRPDILFLDEPTEGLDPTSAEAIRRVIREEQERGATIFLTTHDMYEADRLCHRVAFINSGRIVALDTPHNLKQQYGKRMVRAEVVGPDGSLLTREIILDQPETAAEMANLLQHEKVITLHSEEATLEDIFIQLTGRGLA, encoded by the coding sequence ATGTCTGAACCTGCCATTGTTGCCGATTCATTGACCTACCGTTACGGTGATCTGCTCGCTGTCGATCACATCAGCTTCACGGTAGAACGAGGCGAAATCCTTGGGTTTCTGGGACCAAACGGAGCCGGTAAATCAACCACGGTGAAGATGCTGACCGGCCAGCTCCGCCCGTTGAGCGGGCGGGCCCTCTTGTTGGGAATTGACGTGTCCCGCCATCCCAAGCAGGTCCAGGCCCGGATTGGCGTCTGCTTCGAGCAACCAAATCTCTACGAGGAGTTGAGCGCCGCCGATAATCTGCGCCTCTTTGCCCGTCTCTTCAATGTCCGCGATCTTGATCTGACGGCCTTGCTGCGGCGCGTCGGTCTCGATGGACGTGGGAATGATCTGGTCAGTCACTATTCCAAAGGCATGAAACAGCGCTTGATGATCGCCCGCGCGCTGGTCAATCGGCCTGATATTCTCTTTCTGGATGAACCTACCGAAGGTCTCGATCCAACATCTGCCGAGGCGATCCGCCGTGTGATTCGCGAAGAACAGGAGCGCGGCGCGACCATCTTCCTCACCACCCACGACATGTACGAAGCGGATCGGCTCTGTCATCGGGTTGCCTTTATCAACAGTGGACGGATTGTGGCCCTCGATACGCCTCACAACCTCAAGCAGCAGTACGGTAAGCGGATGGTGCGGGCCGAAGTGGTTGGCCCCGATGGTTCGCTGCTGACCCGCGAGATTATTCTTGACCAACCGGAGACTGCCGCCGAGATGGCGAACCTGCTTCAGCACGAAAAGGTGATTACGTTGCACAGCGAAGAGGCTACGCTGGAAGATATTTTCATTCAGCTTACCGGACGCGGGCTGGCTTGA
- a CDS encoding ABC transporter permease, which produces MNIAALWALITKDARLYFANRLFALVTVLGLVAYIAIYFLLPATVDETLRLGMVIPELPPALAEALTDDAVQIERFTDATALRAAVASGEVTVGIAFPADLFDQLRQGSRPTVELFLAPEVPPDFVSVYEAAARELSFNLVGQELPVVISEEILGPDMAGAQIAPRQRMLPLFAVLVLMVECLGLASLIAAEVEQGTIRALLVTPLSLRGLFVAKTLFGSLFAFVQAVLLLAVTGGLVREPLLNLTALFIGSVLMTGTAFLIASLGRDLMSVMGWGMLALLIMALPTFTVLLPGLAADWVQFIPTHYLVDTIYRSLNFGAGWSEVGGNLLPLTASALLFLALGMAILQRRFV; this is translated from the coding sequence ATGAATATCGCTGCGCTCTGGGCATTGATAACGAAAGACGCCCGCCTCTACTTCGCGAATCGGCTCTTCGCCCTGGTGACGGTGCTGGGCCTGGTGGCGTACATCGCGATCTATTTTCTGTTGCCGGCAACGGTTGATGAGACACTGCGGCTGGGTATGGTGATTCCCGAATTGCCACCAGCCCTGGCTGAAGCCCTGACCGACGATGCCGTCCAGATCGAGCGCTTCACCGATGCGACGGCCTTACGTGCTGCTGTAGCCAGCGGTGAAGTGACCGTTGGCATTGCCTTTCCCGCCGATCTCTTCGATCAGCTTCGCCAGGGATCACGCCCAACAGTTGAACTGTTCCTGGCACCTGAAGTACCGCCGGATTTTGTGTCCGTCTACGAGGCTGCGGCCCGCGAATTGAGTTTCAACCTGGTCGGGCAAGAATTGCCGGTCGTCATCAGCGAAGAGATTCTCGGCCCCGATATGGCCGGTGCGCAGATTGCCCCCCGGCAGCGGATGTTGCCACTCTTCGCAGTGCTGGTGTTGATGGTCGAATGCCTTGGCCTGGCCAGCCTGATCGCCGCCGAGGTCGAACAGGGCACGATCCGCGCCCTGCTGGTGACCCCTCTCTCATTGCGCGGCCTCTTCGTCGCCAAAACACTCTTCGGCTCACTCTTTGCCTTTGTCCAGGCAGTCCTGCTACTGGCGGTTACCGGTGGCCTGGTGCGCGAACCGCTGCTCAACCTGACCGCACTGTTCATCGGATCGGTGCTGATGACCGGCACTGCCTTTCTCATCGCCTCGCTTGGCCGTGACCTGATGTCGGTGATGGGCTGGGGCATGCTGGCCCTGCTGATCATGGCGTTGCCGACCTTTACCGTTCTCCTGCCCGGCTTAGCGGCGGACTGGGTGCAATTCATTCCCACCCACTATCTGGTAGACACCATCTACCGCTCACTCAACTTCGGTGCCGGCTGGAGTGAGGTCGGCGGAAACCTGCTGCCACTAACGGCTTCCGCCCTCTTGTTCCTGGCTCTGGGCATGGCCATTTTGCAACGGAGGTTCGTATGA